One region of Fragaria vesca subsp. vesca linkage group LG4, FraVesHawaii_1.0, whole genome shotgun sequence genomic DNA includes:
- the LOC101304180 gene encoding mediator of RNA polymerase II transcription subunit 25-like, translating into MAEKQLIVVVEGTAAMGPYWPAVVSDYVEKVIRSLSGNELSGQKPSSSTVEMSLVTFNTHGSYSGCLVQRTGWTRDIELFLQWLSAIPLAGGGFSDAAIAEGLSEALMMFPTIQNGGQNQQNVDFQKHCILVAASNPHPLPTPVYRPQMQNVEQSENFDAQTESRLYDAEAVAKSFPQCSVSLSVICPKQLPKLRAIYNAGKRNPRAEDPPIDNVKNPHFLVLISENFIEARATLSRPGSTTLPSIPSPVKMDIAPVASVTGPPPTSMPSVNGSVMNRPSFSVGNVPPATVKVEPSTVSSMVAGPAFAHVPSVRPPSQGVPTLQTSSPSSGEMNTNNESVPDLKPIVSGVTHQLRPVGSILNNISQARVMNSAALSGGTSIGLQNMGQNPMAMHVSNMISSGMASSVAAAQNVFSSSAPHTLTQVPQSSGLNTFTSATSNVSGNSNLGMSQPMSNLQGGVSIGQSVPGMNQNLSGPQMVQNGIGMNPNMMSGHGSAGSSSGTGTMIPTPGISQQAQSGIQSLGANNSSISNPLSQQTSSALQSAQSKYVKVWEGNLSGQRQGQPVFITRLEGYRSASASETLAANWPPTMQIVRLISQDHMNNKQYVGRADFLVFRAMNQHGFLGQLQEKKLCAVIQLPSQTLLLSVSDKACRLIGMLFPGDMVVFKPQVGGQQQMQQMQQQQPQLQQMQQQQPQLQQLQQQQPQLQQMQQQQPQLQQMQQQQPQLQQMQQQQPQLQQQQLQPQLQQQQQPQLQQQHPQMQQQQQQQQQQQQQHPQMQQQQQHPQMQQPQQQLSQLQSQQQIPQLQQLQQQHQHQQQQLVGGGMGQAYGQGRSQLVSQGQVSSQQGPNMPGGFMG; encoded by the exons ATGGCGGAGAAGCAGCTGATCGTCGTCGTCGAAGGCACGGCGGCCATGGGGCCTTACTGGCCCGCCGTCGTCTCCGATTACGTCGAGAAGGTCATCAG GTCTTTATCTGGAAATGAGTTAAGTGGTCAG AAGCCCTCCTCTTCTACTGTTGAGATGTCTCTCGTCACATTCAATACTCATGGATCTTATTCTG GTTGCTTGGTACAACGGACTGGTTGGACAAGAGATATTGAACTCTTCTTACAATGGCTATCAGCTATTCCTCTAGCAGGTGGTGGTTTTAGTGATGCTGCAATTGCAGAAGGGCTTTCTGAAGCCTTAATG ATGTTCCCTACCATTCAAAATGGAGGCCAAAATCAACAAAATGTGGATTTTCAAAAGCATTGCATTCTTGTTGCTGCTAGTAACCCTCATCCCCTACCCACACCAGTCTATAGACCACAAATGCAAAATGTGGAGCAGAGTGAAAATTTTGATGCACAAACTGAAAGCCGTCTGTATGATGCTGAGGCTGTTGCTAAATCATTTCCACAG TGCTCTGTGTCTCTGTCAGTCATCTGTCCAAAACAGCTTCCTAAACTCAGAGCTATTTACAATGCG GGAAAGCGCAACCCCCGGGCAGAAGATCCGCCGATTGATAATGTGAAAAACCCCCACTTTCTCGTTCTAATCTCAGAGAATTTTATTGAGGCCCGGGCTACTTTAAGTCGTCCTGGAAGTACAACTTTGCCCTCAATTCCAAGTCCTGTAAAGATGGATATAGCTCCTGTTGCATCAGTAACAGGGCCACCTCCAACTTCTATGCCATCTG TGAATGGATCTGTTATGAATCGCCCATCATTTTCTGTTGGAAATGTGCCTCCTGCTACAGTAAAAGTG GAGCCAAGCACTGTAAGTTCAATGGTAGCTGGACCTGCTTTTGCACATGTTCCATCTGTTCGTCCTCCTTCCCAAGGAGTTCCAACCTTGCAAACTTCTTCACCATCTTCTGGTGAGATGAATACAAATAATGAGAGTGTGCCAGATTTGAAACCTATAGTGAGTGGTGTGACACATCAACTACGTCCGGTGGGCAGCATCCTCAATAATATCTCTCAAGCACGAGTGATGAATTCTGCAGCCTTATCTGGAGGAACTTCTATAGGTCTCCAAAATATGGGTCAAAATCCAATGGCCATGCATGTATCAAACATGATATCGAGTGGAATGGCATCTTCAGTGGCTGCTGCCCAAAACGTATTTTCATCTTCAGCGCCTCACACTCTTACACAGGTTCCTCAGAGCTCAGGTCTTAATACATTCACTTCAGCTACTTCCAATGTGTCTGGAAATTCTAACCTTGGCATGTCGCAACCAATGAGTAACCTCCAAGGTGGTGTTAGTATTGGGCAATCTGTTCCTGGCATGAACCAAAATCTCTCAGGACCCCAAATGGTTCAAAATGGCATTGGAATGAATCCAAACATGATGAGTGGCCATGGTTCAGCAGGTTCGTCCTCTGGAACTGGTACAATGATTCCTACTCCTGGAATCTCTCAACAGGCCCAATCTGGGATACAGTCACTTGGTGCAAACAATAGTTCAATATCTAATCCGTTGTCACAACAGACATCAAGTGCTCTGCAATCTGCACAATCCAAATATGTAAAAGTCTGGGAG GGAAATTTATCTGGGCAGAGACAAGGACAACCTGTGTTTATTACTAGATTGGAA GGATACAGAAGTGCTTCAGCATCTGAGAC GCTTGCAGCAAACTGGCCACCGACAATGCAAATAGTCAGGCTTATATCTCAGGATCACATGAATAACAA GCAATATGTGGGAAGGGCCGACTTTCTAGTATTTCGGGCAATGAATCAGCATGGATTTCTTGGGCAGTTGCAAGAAAAGAAGCTT TGTGCTGTCATCCAATTGCCGTCTCAGACACTACTGCTATCTGTTTCGGACAAAGCTTGCCGCTTGATTGGGATGCTTTTCCCAGGG GATATGGTCGTGTTTAAGCCACAAGTAGGTGGTCAGCAACAAATGCAACAAATGCAACAACAGCAACCTCAGCTACAACAAATGCAACAACAGCAGCCGCAGCTACAACAGCTGCAGCAACAGCAGCCTCAGCTACAACAAATGCAGCAACAACAGCCGCAGCTACAACAAATGCAGCAACAGCAGCCGCAGCTACAACAGATGCAGCAACAGCAACCACAGCTACAGCAGCAACAATTGCAACCACAGCTACAGCAACAACAGCAACCCCAACTGCAGCAGCAGCATCCACAGATGCAACAACAACAACAACAACAACAGCAACAGCAGCAGCAGCATCCGCAGATGCAACAACAGCAGCAACATCCTCAGATGCAGCAACCACAGCAGCAGCTGTCGCAGCTCCAGTCGCAACAGCAAATTCCACAACTGCAGCAACTACAGCAACAACATCAACATCAACAACAACAGTTGGTTGGGGGTGGAATGGGTCAAGCTTATGGTCAAGGCCGGTCACAATTAGTTTCACAAGGACAAGTTTCATCACAGCAAGGGCCTAATATGCCAGGAGGCTTTATGGGTTAA
- the LOC101304764 gene encoding uncharacterized protein LOC101304764: MAVAQCSHLPKPCSNKTHLSPFSHSPVLSSIRATQICSSFKPVRLSMSRSHVSKSHVYRRREVVSALVSEENAVTSSSSDDTDGFKLTYLEGNSWLWDVGGVKLLVDPILVGNLDFGIPWLYDAAKRFLKNFQLTDVPEVDCLLITQSLDDHCHLKTLKPLSEKYPTLRVIATPNAKALLDPLFSNVTYLEPGQSSTIEARNGAKVKVQATAGPVLGPPWQRPENGYLVISPQEKLTLYYEPHCVYNTGSVEKERADIVITPVIKQLLPYFTLVSGQEDAVQLAKLLDAKFIVPMRNGELESKGLLASIVKSEGTIESFKELLSKELPDAQVLEPTPGVPLDVPPLSNLQ; this comes from the exons ATGGCTGTTGCTCAGTGCAGCCATCTTCCCAAACCATGTTCAAATAAAACACACTTATCCCCTTTCTCACACTCTCCAGTTCTCTCTTCTATTAGAGCCACTCAAATTTGCTCAAGTTTCAAACCAGTAAGGCTTTCAATGTCCAGGTCTCATGTCTCTAAGTCACACGTTTACAGGAGACGTGAGGTTGTTTCTGCTTTGGTTTCTGAGGAAAACGCAGTCACGTCTAGTTCGTCTGATGATACTGATGGTTTCAAACTCACTTACTTGGAG GGAAATAGTTGGTTGTGGGATGTGGGTGGAGTGAAACTATTGGTGGATCCAATCTTGGTGGGTAATTTGGATTTTGGAATCCCTTGGCTTTATGATGCTGCCAAGAGGTTTTTGAAGAATTTCCAG CTAACTGATGTTCCAGAAGTTGATTGCTTACTGATTACACAAAGCCTTGATGATCACTGCCATTTGAAGACGTTAAAGCCCCTCTCGGAGAAGTACCCAACTCTTAGAGTAATAGCTACTCCAAATGCTAAGGCATTGTTGGATCCCCTTTTCAGCAAT GTCACGTATCTGGAACCTGGTCAGAGCTCCACTATTGAAGCAAGGAACGGGGCTAAAGTCAAAGTTCAGGCCACTGCAGGGCCAGTTCTAGGTCCTCCTTGGCAGCGCCCTGAAAACGG ATATCTAGTCATTTCTCCACAAGAAAAATTGACTCTTTACTATGAACCCCATTGTGTATATAACACTGGTTCAGTGGAGAAGGAAAGGGCTGACATTGTCATCACACCGGTCATAAAGCAGCTTCTTCCATATTTCACTCTGGTCTCGGGACAAGAAGATGCAGTTCAACTTGCAAAGCTTCTTGATGCCAA GTTCATCGTCCCAATGAGAAATGGGGAGTTGGAGAGCAAAGGGTTGCTTGCTAGTATAGTCAAATCTGAAGGAACAATAGAATCATTCAAG GAACTTCTATCCAAGGAATTACCAGATGCACAAGTACTAGAGCCAACTCCTGGTGTACCGCTAGATGTGCCACCACTTTCAAACCTTCAATAG
- the LOC101304471 gene encoding programmed cell death 6-interacting protein-like, with amino-acid sequence MMLQFRDPANLKTKKIVFEEAYVARDSATLEQLKELSSKRRILVESTNKSSPITKAIAREMSGGLTSQSEQVLQKLELYLPVLENLLFHIDSVSSNGQIVQWTSELKIQWTSALSSSSFFKFGGSKYFQMDNLRFEIVMTLFLYGAILRERASEVLPSDVLQSVTLFREAAGVYYCLAHEVLPSLQPSVPVEKPPEVVPSVSTVISLICLAEAQAVTIKRAEEKGTSFGLLAKLHYGIVELLDEATDSLHTASMECKDISSFLVEFITSCKVLHELKSQKYLAESLKNDGQFGVAVGLLRRALINAKRKIPSEQSWKSVIKKEIDNFAELLRKHEHENEFVWHEKVPSGDELPKPDGNKIASIIPYIPKRWERELAFKI; translated from the exons ATGATGCTTCAGTTTCGAGACCCAGCAAATCTTAAGACCAAGAAG ATTGTGTTTGAAGAGGCATATGTTGCTCGTGATTCTGCAACACTTGAACAGCTGAAAGAGTTGAGCTCTAAGCGCAGGATTCTCGTGGAGTCTACTAATAAGAGCAGTCCCATTACTAAGGCCATTGCAAGGGAAATGTCTGGAGGGTTAACTTCACAGTCTGAACAG GTTCTTCAAAAACTAGAACTGTATCTTCCTGTGTTGGAAAATTTGCTCTTTCACATTGATTCAGTCAGCAGCAACGGACAGATAGTTCAGTGGACTTCAGAACTTAAGATACAATGGACTAGTGCTCTTAGTTCATCGTCCTTCTTTAAGTTTGGAGGTTCTAAATATTTTCAAATGGATAACTTGCGATTTGAGATTGTTATGACTCTTTTCCTCTATGGCGCAATCCTTCGGGAGAGAGCATCAGAAGTTCTTCCATCAG ATGTTTTGCAATCCGTGACCCTTTTCAGAGAAGCTGCTGGTGTTTATTACTGTCTTGCTCATGAGGTCCTTCCTTCTCTACAGCCTTCAGTCCCTGTGGAAAAGCCACCAGAAGTTGTCCCATCTGTGTCCACTGTCATAAGCCTTATTTGTTTGGCTGAGGCCCAG GCAGTAACAATAAAGAGGGCTGAAGAAAAAGGTACCAGTTTTGGTCTTTTGGCAAAGCTTCACTATGGTATTGTAGAGTTGCTTGATGAAGCCACAGATTCTTTACATACAGCTTCCATGGAATGCAAAGATATCTCTTCGTTCTTAGTG GAATTCATCACATCTTGCAAAGTGTTACATGAGTTAAAAAGTCAGAAATACTTGGCTGAAAGCCTGAAGAATGATGGCCAATTCGGGGTTGCTGTTGGACTCCTTCGACGTGCACTGATCAATGCGAAAAGGAAAATACCAAGTGAACAATCTTGGAAATCTGTTATCAAGAAGGAAATCGATAATTTTGCCGAATTACTCAGGAAGCATGAACATGAAAATGAATTTGTGTGGCATGAGAAAGTCCCCTCTGGTGATGAGTTGCCAAAACCAGATGGTAACAAAATCGCCAGTATTATACCTTACATTCCCAAAAGATGGGAAAGAGAACTTGCTTTCAAGATATAA
- the LOC101305064 gene encoding uncharacterized protein LOC101305064 produces the protein MLMNSTEEMQGSKLGLYVKALEVEKQKIQVFQRELPLCLELVTQAIERCKQEISDNSIEYRHGQSECSEQTSSEGHVFEEFIPLKRSSSSDSDDEELEESDHLRNKNNDKDKSNSGDKKKSDWLRSVQLWNTTPDVPQKEELPRKASVVEVKRNGGAFHPFQKEKSIGNTNGAVAKSPASAPATSSTADTVSGGSGGGNSKKEDKEGQRKQRRNWSPELHRRFLHALQQLGGSHTATPKQIRELMKVDGLTNDEVKSHLQKYRLHTRRPTPTIHNNNNNNNSNAQAPQFVVVGGIWVPPQDYNAAVAAANTASGEATRVAAAANGIYAPVASAPSAVTQVSPSTMHRPRLKKPEPSSHSEERASHSSEVRGHSKSSATSPSSTHTPASPPVC, from the exons ATGTTAATGAATTCGACAGAGGAAATGCAGGGTTCAAAGCTTGGTTTGTATGTGAAGGCCTTGGAGGTAGAGAAGCAAAAGATTCAAGTTTTCCAAAGAGAACTGCCTTTGTGCTTGGAGCTTGTCACTCAAG CTATTGAGAGGTGTAAGCAGGAGATATCGGATAATAGTATTGAGTATAGACATGGGCAATCCGAGTGTTCGGAGCAGACATCAAGTGAGGGACATGTGTTTGAGGAGTTTATACCATTGAAGAGGAGTTCATCATCTGATAGTGATGATGAGGAGCTAGAAGAGTCTGATCATCTCCGGAATAAGAATAATGACAAGGATAAGAGTAACAGCGGTGATAAGAAGAAATCTGACTGGCTTAGATCTGTTCAGCTTTGGAATACAACCCCAGATGTACCCCAAAAAGAG GAATTGCCTAGGAAGGCTTCAGTGGTGGAGGTTAAGAGAAATGGGGGTGCTTTTCATCCTTTCCAGAAGGAGAAAAGCATTGGGAATACTAATGGGGCAGTGGCGAAATCGCCTGCTTCGGCTCCAGCCACGAGCTCAACTGCTGATACTGTTAGCGGTGGCAGCGGGGGTGGAAACAGCAAGAAGGAGGATAAAGAAGGACAAAGGAAACAGAGGAGGAACTGGTCGCCGGAGTTGCATCGCCGGTTTCTGCATGCACTTCAACAGCTTGGAGGTTCACACA CTGCTACACCTAAGCAAATTAGGGAGCTGATGAAGGTTGATGGGCTAACTAATGATGAAGTCAAAAGCCATTTACAG AAATATCGTCTACACACTCGAAGGCCAACTCCAACAATCCATAACAACAACAACAACAACAACAGCAATGCACAGGCACCACAATTTGTGGTTGTGGGAGGCATTTGGGTGCCACCGCAAGATTACAATGCAGCAGTAGCTGCTGCAAACACCGCCTCAGGCGAAGCAACCAGGGTTGCTGCTGCAGCCAATGGAATATATGCACCCGTGGCTTCAGCACCTTCTGCAGTCACTCAGGTGTCCCCATCAACGATGCATAGACCGCGACTGAAGAAACCAGAGCCCTCTTCCCATTCGGAAGAAAGGGCCAGTCATAGCAGCGAAGTTCGCGGTCACTCCAAGTCCTCGGCTACATCACCCTCCTCCACTCACACCCCTGCCTCCCCTCCTGTGTGTTAA